Proteins from one Syntrophorhabdus sp. genomic window:
- the ruvX gene encoding Holliday junction resolvase RuvX, which translates to MRILGLDVGDKKIGVSLSDPTLSIAQGLKLYHRASLEEDMEELKRMVREHEVGEIVIGLPRNLNGTIGTRAQNVMGLADRIRESVAIPVTLWDERFSTNEAHRVFDMAEVRHKKRKPYLDIMASQIILQGYLDARSAR; encoded by the coding sequence ATGCGTATACTCGGATTGGATGTGGGGGACAAGAAGATCGGGGTGTCTTTGTCCGATCCCACGTTGTCGATCGCCCAGGGCCTCAAGCTATACCACCGTGCTTCCCTCGAAGAAGATATGGAGGAATTGAAGCGCATGGTGCGCGAACATGAGGTCGGGGAGATCGTTATAGGCCTTCCCAGGAACCTGAACGGCACGATCGGAACACGGGCGCAGAATGTCATGGGACTCGCCGATAGGATCCGTGAATCGGTAGCCATACCCGTTACCCTTTGGGACGAGCGTTTCAGTACGAATGAGGCGCACAGGGTCTTCGATATGGCCGAGGTGCGCCACAAGAAGAGAAAACCGTATCTGGATATCATGGCATCACAGATAATTCTGCAGGGATACCTTGATGCTCGCAGCGCGCGATAA